The proteins below come from a single Miscanthus floridulus cultivar M001 chromosome 1, ASM1932011v1, whole genome shotgun sequence genomic window:
- the LOC136504767 gene encoding cysteine-rich and transmembrane domain-containing protein WIH2-like isoform X2, translating to MSYYNPQGHGGAPPSPCPSPSPPPPPPQGYTMDPYAERGMEELHHHHCHQQYGPPPPQPMYASPYGQPPPAMYQQPYGQPVYASPYGQPPPAMYPPPYAQPPPPPPPPRKTGASFAEGCCAGFAAICCCCLMDACF from the exons ATGAGCTACTACAATCCCCAGGGCCATGGCGGCGCGCCCCCGTCGCCGTGCCCCTCCCCGtctccgcccccgccgccgccacaaG GGTACACGATGGACCCGTACGCGGAGCGCGGGATGGAggagctccaccaccaccactgtcaCCAGCAGTACGGGCCGCCTCCGCCGCAGCCGATGTACGCGTCGCCGTACGGGCAGCCGCCGCCGGCGATGTACCAGCAGCCGTACGGCCAGCCGGTGTACGCGTCTCCGTACGGCCAGCCGCCGCCGGCGATGTACCCGCCGCCGTACgcgcaaccgccgccgccgccgccgcctccccggAAGACCGGCGCGTCGTTCGCGGAAGGATG CTGTGCAGGTTTTGCCGCAATTTGCTGCTGCTGCCTCATGGACGCATGCTTCTGA
- the LOC136504767 gene encoding early nodulin-75-like isoform X1, which translates to MSYYNPQGHGGAPPSPCPSPSPPPPPPQGYTMDPYAERGMEELHHHHCHQQYGPPPPQPMYASPYGQPPPAMYQQPYGQPVYASPYGQPPPAMYPPPYAQPPPPPPPPRKTGASFAEGWFCRNLLLLPHGRMLLIVWSTSSGRSKRRLSTRCPSARRSTIALGSWHRLHLCAG; encoded by the exons ATGAGCTACTACAATCCCCAGGGCCATGGCGGCGCGCCCCCGTCGCCGTGCCCCTCCCCGtctccgcccccgccgccgccacaaG GGTACACGATGGACCCGTACGCGGAGCGCGGGATGGAggagctccaccaccaccactgtcaCCAGCAGTACGGGCCGCCTCCGCCGCAGCCGATGTACGCGTCGCCGTACGGGCAGCCGCCGCCGGCGATGTACCAGCAGCCGTACGGCCAGCCGGTGTACGCGTCTCCGTACGGCCAGCCGCCGCCGGCGATGTACCCGCCGCCGTACgcgcaaccgccgccgccgccgccgcctccccggAAGACCGGCGCGTCGTTCGCGGAAGGATG GTTTTGCCGCAATTTGCTGCTGCTGCCTCATGGACGCATGCTTCTGATCGTGTGGTCGACCTCATCAGGCCGAAGCAAACGCCGTCTTTCTACTCGGTgcccatcggcgaggagatcgaCCATCGCCTTGGGCAGCTGGCACCGTTTGCATCTCTGCGCCGGGTAG